The Clostridiales bacterium FE2011 sequence GATTCACCCAAACCGGCGGTATTCTGCTGCCTTCCGGTGACACAGACCTTTTACGCGAACGGAAAGACTGTGCTGAGAATTGAATGTGCCATATCCTGCAAAGGGACATATGAACTGCAGATTGCGCGGAAAGACAAACCGGACGAAGCGGTTTGGCATTACCGCACGGTATACAGCGGCCGTGGTGCACCGATGGTGATCAGCTGGGATGGCAAGGGGAAGAATCACAAAGTCTGTTCTCCGGGGGAATACATCATTTCCGCCTGGGCTGCCAACAACAGTGAATACGTGCAGACGGCCGAGATTGCCCTGATTCCGGAACCGCTGCCCGAACCGGAACTGACGGCAACAGGCAGCCTGATCCCGGAGAATTTGTCCGATGACGCTGCTGTCTGGGAGGCACTGATGGCTCCTGTGGCTGTTGGAGACGGACCCGAGGGTAAAGGCCTGAAGATCATGAACGCAAAGGCAGGCAAGGAGTGTATCGGTACCGTGTCCTGCCGGACTGTAGGCCTGGCAGTGCTGGAACTGTATGATGACGGATGGGCCAAAATCGGGGCATGGCGCCAGATGGACGGCGCTTATATTGAAGGATATGTGAAGACCAGCAAACTCCGGATGGTCCGGCCGAACACCCGCTACGGCGCAGTGGTGGATAAAAAGAAACAAACCCTGACGGTTTATGAGAACGGGAAAAAGCTGGGAACTGCCATGGTTTCCACCGGATTTACGACGGCGGAGGACAGGACATCTGATACCCACAGCGGCATTTACCTGCTGGGAACAAGGATGGACGGCTTTGGAACAGACGGACACACCTATGCATATCCCATCCGGATGGAACGGCTGAACCTGATCCATCAGATGGGATATGAGATGAAGAATGGCGAACGTGATTTCAGCGCGGAAATGGAGACGCTCGGCACCATGGCCAGTCATGGATGCGTACGGGTTGATGCCCGGATTACAGAAGAAAATAACGGCATTAATGCCTGGTGGATCTGGACGCATATGGGTCATGACTCCAAGATCATTGTAACGCCTGAGGACTGAAGCAACCCTTGTTCAATCCCATCAGATGGGCTATAATGTATACAAATCGTGCTGACAATTCAATTGAGCGTTAATCAATCAGGACGGGGGCACATCAAATGAAGATGAAACTTCTGAACAGAGGCAAAGGCGTCTCACTGCGGGCTATTCACATCGCGATGATAGTCTGCGCTGTTGTGATTTCCCTTCTCCTGGTTTTCTCCACCCATCAGTCCGCCAGTGTTTTCTCCTCCCTGTCCAAAGCGGCGGGGGATTATTCTGTCCGGCAGAAGGCGGCCCATGAGCTGATGGAAGCTTCCGATTACCTGACGGAAATGGTGCAGCGCTTTACGCTCGAAGGAAATACCCAATATCTGGATGATTATTTTGAAGAAGTGTTTGTTTCCCGCAGACGGGAGGAATCCATCACCAGCATGTCGGAAGGGGATACGGAAAAAGGACTGGTGACGCAGCTGCAGGAGGCTATGGCGGAATCCACATCCCTGTCTTACCGGGAATACTACGCGATGAAGCTGGTTATTGAAGCCCGGGAGATCCGGGATTATCCGGATACACTCCGGGGTGTGGAACTCAAGGAAGAAGATACCCTGCTCTCCGCGGATGAAAAGATGAGTCTTGCCCGGGAAATGGTGATGGGCATGGAATACTATGAGCACAAGGAAAGCATCCGGAATAAACTGAGATCCAGCCTGGAAGTGCTGGACCAGCAGATGACCGCCACCCGGCAGAGCACTTCAGCGGACCTGAACAGGGAGCTGACGCTGGTGCGTATTGTGATCGCAATCCTGACGGTTGTGATCATCCTGCTGATCTGGTTGACAGCCCGTCTGGGCACAATTCCGCTGATGGAAGCCGGCAAGTGTGCGGAGGATGGCAGAAAGATTCCTGAGACCGGCGCAAAGGAATTCCGAAAGCTCGCCGGGAAATACAATAAGATGCTGGACCAACTGAACGGAAGCAAGGAGGAGAACCAGTGAGCTATCTGGAAAAAACGATTGCCTCAAAAGACGGTTACCCGCTTGCCCTGCGAATTTATGAAGCCGATACCCCTAAAGCTGTGGTAAAATGTATTCACGGCATGGAGGAGTACCAGGACCGGTACATGTCCTTTGCGGAGTATCTCCAGGAAGCCGGGTATACGGTGGTGACCGCAAACCTGCGTGGCCACGGTCCGGACGCCCCGAAGCTGTCCCATATTGCGGACCGGGAAGGCCACCAGCGCCTGCTGGAGGATGAGGAAGCGATCCTGAATGATATTCACGTACAATGGCCCGGCGTACCGGTGATCCTGTTCGGTCATTCGATGGGAACAATCATCGCCCGGGTATTCCTGCAGAAGTTCAGCCGGGAGTTCCACAAAGCTGTCCTTTCCGGATATCCCAATCCCAACGGAGCGGCAGGAGCCGGCATTGTGCTGACAGATCTGATTGCTTCCTTTAAGGGCGCGGACGGGTATTCCAAAGTGGTGGACGGTATGGTGCTGGGACCGTTTGCCAAGGCGGTGCCGGATGCGAAAACACCGCAGGACTGGCTTTCTGTAAATCCTGAAAATGTACGCCGGTATATTGAGGACCCGCTGTGCGGAGCACGGTTCACCCTGGGAAGCTATAACGCACTGTTCCACCTGATCCGGATGATGGACAGCCCGGAACTGTATGAGGACGTGTGGAAGGAACTGCCGATCCTGATGATTTCGGGCAAGGATGATCCATGCACCGGGGGAGAGAAAGGCCGCGCAGATTCAGAAAACCGTCTGCGGAGAGCCGGATTCCGGGAACTGGAAATTGTTACCCTGGAAGGTATGCGGCATGAAATCCTGAATGAGAAAAACCGGAAAGAGGTTTACCGCAGGATTCTGGAATTTATGGATAAAGAATAAACCGCGAGAGCGGTTTCATCACAAGGCCGCGGAGACGGCGAAAGGAGATACTGACAATGAGCAAGAAACTGGAAGAATATGTGGTGACGATCCCCGATTTCCCCGAACCCGGGATTATGTTCAGGGACATTACTTCCGTAATTCAGGATCCAGATGGACTGAAACTTGCTGTGGACGGCCTGGCAAACCTTGTAAAGGATACGGACTTTGACCTGATTGTGGGACCGGAATCCCGCGGATTTATCTTTGGTGTGCCGGTAGCATACCTGACCGGGAAAGGATTTATTCCGGTTCGGAAAAAAGGCAAACTGCCCCGTGAGACAGTGAGCCAGAAATATGACCTGGAGTATGGCCAGGCTGAGGTTGAAATCCATGTGGATGCGATCAAACCCGGTCAGAAGGTTGTTATTGTGGATGACCTGATTGCTACAGGCGGCAGTGCGGAAGCAGCTGTCAAACTGGTGGAACAGCTGGGCGGCAAGGTTGTGAAAATGATCTTTGTGATGGAACTGGCAGGCCTGAAAGGCCGCGAGAAGCTGAAAGATTATGACGTGGAATCCCTGATTGTGTACGAAGGGAAATAATGAATCATTTAAATGTTAAATCCCGGAGAGCGTATGCTCTCCGGGATTTCTGGTATCATTATGAATTGTGCATTGCTTAGTGGCCTGCGTCGAACTGGATGGAGTTGATGATGGAAGTGACGGTCTTCTGGACGGAGGTTTCTTCGGCAGAATAGGTGAACTCCAGCGTAACGCTGTTTCCGCGATCCATCCATGTGTAGGAGATGATCACGTCTCCGTACTCCTCAGTGCGGGCATAGAGCATGTTCATGCCGTTGATGGTCACATAACCGGATTCCGTTTCAGAACCGGTCAGCACCTCAAAAAGATCTGAGCCGGCAATTTCACCCTGATAGGATGCATAACCCTGAACGGTCAGCTTGTTGCCATGCCAGTAGAAGCAAAGATCCGGATCGCCGGAGACTGCTTCTTCCACAAAATGATCCGGCAGTTTCACGGAGAAACCGCCAGTGGCACATTCCACCCTCTGCGCCATGGCAGCAGAGAGGGAAAAGACCAGTAGAACAATCAATAAAATCCCAGTCAAACGCTTCATGGGAAAACCTCCTTCGGAACCATCCCACTATATAACGAGCGTAAGTAACAATTCCCTGCATACATGAGGGAAAAAATGCAATCGTTCTGTAACCAAACGCATTTTATCACATGCGGGCGTGAAAAGAAAAACTTTTTTTGCGATATACCTTGACAGGCGAGGTATATATGTGTATGATCTATCTCGAAAGGGGGCAGTGACCATGACAATTTCAGCAGATCTGCTGCGGGGATATACTGATACAATCATCATGCAGCAGCTGACAGACACAGACGGTTACGGCTACGGTATCAGCCGCACCATCGCGGAAAAGAGTGAAGGTATGGTGCAGCTGAAGGAAGCAACATTGTATACTGCTTTCCGCAGGATGGAAGAAAACGGATATATCCGTTCCTACTGGGGAGACGAGGCTACCGGTGCCAGACGGCGCTATTACAGCCTGACGGATCCCGGAAGGGCTAAGCTCGCGGAAGAAAAAGACGCATGGGAAGAAACCCGGCGAGTAATGGACACATTATTGGGATAATGTTAATGAATACCAGAGAGGGGATAAATAAAATGAATCAGACAGTGAAGAGGATTGTGGACATCCTGTTCCAGGAAACCGTGGAAAATGATGAAACAAAGGCCTTGCATGAAGAATTGATGAACAACTGCCAGGAGCACTATCAGGACCTGATCAGCCGCGGACTGAGTGAGGACGAGGCGGTTGCTGAAGTGGTTGAAAGCCTGAAGGGAATGAAGGACGTCATCGCCCAGTATCCGAAGAAAACGGCCGGTCCGGCTTCCTTCTCAGACAACGAGGAGGCGGAGGAAGGCAAGCGGTTTGTGTTCACCGGCGTGGATACGCTGAAAGCGGAAACAACTGATCAGGATATCACTGTCAGCCCGTCCGCGGACGGGGCCGTGCATATCTGGTGCGATGACGCTGAAGGCATGAAGGCTGAACGGGTCGGAAACGAAGTGCGGATTACCGGAGCAAAAAAGATGGAAAAGATCGCTCCGAGCTTCCAGTTTCCTGAAGGTGAGGAAATCAGCATCAGCGGTATCCTGAATATGGTGGGAAAGGCTATCCGGAATGTTGCGACCAACATCCAGGGAGGTGCTCCGATCTTTATTGAAGTACCGGACGGACAAATGAAGGAAATTGAGCTGAACAGCCGCAGCGGAGATATTGAATGCAGCTGTGCTATGGCCCGGAAGATGGTGGTCCGTTCCACCAGCGGCGACGTGACGCTGGAACCGGTTACCGAAAAAACAGCGGAGAAGCTGATTGTCAGCACGGTCAGCGGCGATGCCGAGGTTCACGGCTCCGCGCTGGAAGGCGAGATCAGCAGCATGAGCGGAAGTGTGACCGTGGACGGCGTGTTCGAGACACTTGAAATGAAGAGCACGAGCGGCGACGTGGAATTCAACGGCTCCGTGCTGGACGCGACGGGTTCCGCCATCAGCGGAGACGTGAGTATTACTGTGGAAAATACGACGGTGAAGAATATCACAGGAAAGAGCACAAGCGGTGACGTGGAGATTTATCTGCCCCGCGGCCTGCGCAGTGTACACGCGGAGTGCTCCACCGTGAGCGGAGACTGCTGCTCCAGGGTTTCTGACGCCGGAATGAATGCGGAAGTGAAGATTTCCGCCAAGAGTATCAGCGGCGATGTAACTGTAGAATAAAAAAATACAAAAAATATGTAACGCGCCAAAAACAAAACAATGGTAAAGAAAAGGAATACCTGTTATAATGCATACAACAGGTATTCTTTTTTTCTGCCTTTCTGAGCTTTTCCGTGGACAGCCGGCCGCGCCGGCAGAGGAGAAGGAACGATGAAAAGCCGGCGCTTTCGTAAGATTGTGAGTTTGATAACAGGGGTGACCCTGTTTTTCTGCGCGCCTTTCTGTTCCGCAGCTGCGGAGTTTTATCTGGAAAATGAGTTGAATTACGTGGATGGCTCCATGGATATCAGTCATGGTATTCCGGAAAACGCTACCGGTGTGATGGACCGCATCAAGCGTAAAGGCGTGCTTCGTGTGGCCACGGAGCCATATTTCGCGCCTCAGGAGTTTATTGATCCGGAAAAGACAGGAACGGATCAGTATGCCGGAGCGGATATGGAACTGGCCAGGCTGATTGCCTTACGGATGGGTGTGGAGCTGGAAATTGTGCCGATGGAGTATACCCAGGTGCTGCCTGCGCTGACCGACAATCTGGTGGACCTTACAATTTCCGCCATTGCCTTTACACCCAGAAGGGCAGCAGCCTATACGATGTCCAAAGGGTACTACTTTACCGAAAGCGCGGCAACCACTGCTTTTGTGATCAGGGAAGCGGACCGGGAACTGTACACATCCGTTGAGGATTTATCAGATAAAACCCTGATCGTCCAGAGCAGTTCCCTGCAGGAGGCGCTGGTGGCAAAGAACGTCAGAAACTACCGGGAGCTCCGGCGTGTTTCTTCTGTACAGACCGTATATGAAGCAGTGAGACAGGGAAAGGCAGACGTTGGCATCGTCGATCTGGAAACCGCACAAACCTATATCCGGAACAATCAGGGATCGGGTCTCATTCTGGCAGAGGGCCTGTATTATGTACCGGATGAACAGTATCTTGGCAACCGGGTGGTTGCCAAAAAGGGTGAACTGCAGCTGATCTATTTTGTAAACGGCGTGATAGATGAGGTGCTGGACAACGGAACTTATTTAAAGTGGATTGAAGACGCACAGAAACGGGCCGATGAACTGGGACTGTGAGCCGGCTGCTGAGGAGGAACGCAGGTGAAGAACAGAAAAATCTTCATAGTGGCATTCAGCGTGCAGATCCTGCTGTGCCTGTTCCTGGACTGGGGAGGGGAGCAGCTGGCATCCCGTCTGAACTGGCCGATCTGGCTTGATTCAGTCGGAACGGCTCTTGCTGCCTATCTTATGGGGCCGTGGTGCGGTGCGGTAATCGGCGCAACTTATAATCTGCTGGCGTATATCCTGTACGGAAATCCCTGGTATTATGCCCTGATCAGCATCATTATTGCTGTGTTTACCGGATTTGCCGCCAGAAAGAAGTACTTGGATACGCTGCTTGGTACCCTTACAGCCGGCGCAATCCTGGCTGCGATTACTGCCGGAGGCGCTTATCCGATCAACCTGATCCTGAATCACGGAGATACGGGAAGCGCCTGGGGAAACGCTGTCATCGGCTTCCTGGGAGAAGCCGGTTTTCCGCTATGGGTAGGCCTGGGGATTGCGGAACTTTATGTGGAAGTGCTGGATAAGCTGATCGTTCTGCTACTGATTTTCCTGCTTGTACGGTCTGTACGGATCTTCAGGCTCTGGCGGAAGGTCAGAAAGGGCAGGGGGAAATACGGATATCGCTCCGGCCTTCTTCGCAGCATTGTGCTGCTGGTTGCGGCCGGGTTGTGCTTTGCGGGCACAGGATCCGCCCCAATGGCCGCAAAGGCGGAGGATGAAGTCCTGTCCGGTGACATCAATTACAACGATTATGTGCAGACTGTCTATTCAAGCACTAACGGGCTTCCATGCGGAGAAGCCAACGATATCAATATTACCGGAGACGGGATTATCTGGATCGGCACTTATGCCGGTCTGTACCGGTATAACGGGCGGGAATTCAAGTGGATGGACGGCTTTGATTCGGTCCGGAACGTCAACTGCCTGTACGTGGATGAGGAAGGTCGTCTGTGGATCGGAACCAACGATAACGGTCTGTCGATTGTAATCAATGAGCAGGTTGTCAATGTAATTGACCAGAGCCAGGGACTGCCGTCCAATTCCGTAAAGTCCATTGTCAGGAGCTCAGACGGGTATTATTACATCGGAACAACCGGGAGCATGCAGATCCTGACGCTGAACTGTGGACTGAAAAAGCTGAGCACGCTTTCTGAAGTCGCCTATGCGGAACAGGTGACGGCTGATGATAAGGGGAATGTAGTAGCGGTAACGAATGAGGGAACCTTGTTTCTGCTCCAGCAGGGACAGATTGTCTCCTCCCGGCAGCTGCCGGAGAGGCAGACGGTTTTCAAAAGCTGTACATTCGATCCGGAGGGATATCTGCTGGCCGCCACTTCCGGCAATGAGGTGTTCCGGTTTGACGTCAGCAAAGGCTGGTTTGACCTGAAGGGCACCATCGAATGCCCGGGACTGGTGACAATCAAAAATCTGCATTTCATGGATAACGGCGGGCTGTTCATCTGTGCGGACAACGGAATTGCCTATGTTAATACAGCCGGTGTCTACGAACGAATCAACACCAATGATTTCAACAACTCTATTGATAACATGCTGGTGGACTATCAGGGAAACCTGTGGTTCACTTCCTCCCGGCTGGGCCTGCTGCGCCTGGCAGCATCGGATTTCCGGGATATCTATTCCACTGCGGGCATGGAGAACCGGGTGACCAATACGGTAGTGCAGTGGAACGGTGCCTATTATATCGGAACGGACAAGGGCATGGATGCGGTTGATCTGAAAGGAATGTATCAGATCAACGATGCGGTGACCAGACGTTTTGCCGGCATCCGGATCCGCTGCATGATGGTGGATGCTCAGGATCACCTGTGGGTATGTACATACGGCAGTGGGCTGGTGGAACTGGAACCGGATGGCACTGAGTATGTTTATAACCGGGACAACGGAGCCTTCGGCAACCGTGCGCGCGTAGTCATTCAGCTGCGGGACGGAACGATCCTGGCGGCGGGTGATACGGGACTGAGCTATATCCGGAACCATATGATTGAACATACGATTGTCTATACCGAAGGCCGGATCAGCAGCATGGTTCTGACGATTACAGAAATGCAGGATGGAACAATCCTGGCCGGGACGGACGGAAACGGTCTGGCTGTGATTGAAAACCGTGAGGTTGTCAGGATGCTGACACGGGTCAACGGACTGAGCAGCGAAGTGATTCTCCGGACAGTACCTGATACAAAGACCGGCGGCGTATTTGTGGTTACAAGTAACGGCCTGTGCTACATGAATACGGATGAAACTATCCGTAAACTGGACAACTTCCCGTATTTCAACAACTATGATATCTGGATCAAGGGAACAGACACCCTGTTCGTGCTGTCCAGCGCCGGTATTTATACGGTGGACCGGAATGAGGTACTGAGCGGTAAAGATGAAATCTCATACGACCTCCTGGATTCACGCAGGGGCCTGAACAGCAGCCTGACGGCCAACTCATGGACCTGGTTTAACGAAGATAACGGAGAACTGTATCTGCCCTGTGATACAGGCGTGTTTGTGATCAACACCAATACATTCTCCTCCGGAGCGAAGGTCTACAGGCTGAGTGTGCCGACAATGCGGATGGACGGTGTTGTTCACCGGGTGGACCGGAGCGTGACACAGCGGATTCCGCGAGGTGTGAGCCGTCTGGAAATCAATCCGGAAGTGATTAACTATACCATCCAGGATCCCAATGTGGGTTATATGCTGGAGGGCTTTGATACAGAATGGACGGTTGTGCCCCAGAATTCCCTGAGCACCATTTCCTATACAAACCTGACAGCCGGAGATTATGTATTCCATCTGGCGGTGTTTGACAATAACCGGGAAAACGTGATTGTTGAACGTACATATAATATAACCAAGGAAAAGGAAATGTACGACAACAGCTGGTTTATTTTCTACATCCTTTCCGTTCCGATGTTTACAGTGGGCTGGGTTACATGGCTGCTGGTGAAACGCCATGAACGGAAGATGCAGGAACAGCTGGAAATGGCCAACAAACAGATTGAAATGGGCAAACAAACGGTTATCGCCATTGCCCGCACGGTGGACGCCAAGGACCAGCGAACCAGTGACCACAGTAAACGGGTTGCCATTTATTCGGCGCAGATTGCCCGGGCATACGGCCTGGATGAAAAACAGTGCCGGGATATTGAATGGTCGGCCCAGATGCATGATATCGGAAAAATCGGTATACCTGACGCAATTCTGAACAAACCCGCCCGACTGACGGATGAGGAATACGCTACCATGAAGTCCCATACAACCAGGGGCGCTGAGATCCTGAAGGACTTTACGCTGCTGGACAACGTTATTGACGGTGCGCAGTATCATCATGAACGGTATGACGGGCGCGGCTATCCGAAGGGACTGAAAGGGGAGGAAATCCCTCTTTTCGCCAGGATTATCGGTGTGGCGGATGCTTTTGACGCAATGACGGCGAACCGTATCTACCGTCAGCAGATGGACTTCAGCTATGTACTGGGTGAAATGCAGCGATGCCGGGGAACTCAGTTCGATCCGAAGTTTGTGGATATCCTGCTGAAACTGATCAATGACGGAACCATTGATCTGAATAAGATTTATCATGTCCCGAAGGAAGAAAGCGACCAGGCGGAGCGTGAGGCTGCCATTGCCCGTGAAGAGAAGGAACGGCAGCGTGAAGAGGCGCCTGTCTCTCCGGGCAGTTATGCTGAAATCAAGACGACTGAGCAGGGAGGGAAAGCATGATGAAAAAAATTGTGCTGACCGTCGCCATCTGTGTGATTGTACTGGCGGCTGTGTCTTTCCTGACCGGATTCTGGAACAACTCCCCGAAGATCAATGTGACCCGCGTGGGTTTTGTCTATTCCGAAGATGAGAGTACCCCGTATACCGCCAACTTCGCCAAGGCGCAGCACGCGCTCGAAGAGGAATACGGTGACAAAGTTGAGGTTCTCTATAAGAGCAATGTGCACAGCCGGGATTCAGAACAGCCTATACGGGATCTGATCCGGGAAGGTGTCAGGATTATCTTTATCAACCTGGATTCGGATATTCCTGTGACATTGGCCAGGGAATTCCCGGACGTACAGTTCTGCCAGATTTCCATGCCGACAATCAGCCTGGACGGCACAACAGAAAACTATCATACCTTTAACGGAGAAATATACCAGGCACGCTATGTGAGCGGTATTGCTGCCGGTATGAAGCTGCGGCAGCTCCTGGATAACGGAGCGTTGCTGCCGCGGGACGCATTGGTAGGATATGTCGGGGCAAATGCAAGCACAGAGGTTATTTCGGGATATACGGCTTTCCTGCTGGGTGTGCGCAGCGTGGCGCCTGAAGCGACAATGCGGGTTCGTTATACAGGCAGCTGGAGCAATTATGCGGAGGAAAAGGAACAGACACGGGAGCTGATCAATGAGGGCTGTGTGATCATTGCGCAGCATGTCAATACGATGGCCTCTGCCATAGCCTGCGAGGAAGCAGCGGCATCCGGACGGAGTGTATACCATGTGGGATACCATCAAAGCATGATGGACGTTGCTCCGTCCTGTGCGCTGTGCAGCGTCCGGACAAACTGGGCGCCTTATGTAATCCAGGCGGTAAAAGCGGTCATCAAGGGCGAGAAAATTGAGAATGTTGTCGAAGCACACACACACGGCCGGGATATGAGTGCCGGTTTTGAGAACGGCTGGGTGGAACTTCTGGAACTGAACAAATCAATCGCAGCGGAGGGTACAAAGGAGAAGATTGACAACGCGATTGAGAACCTGATCAAAGGGAAGACAAAAGTCTTCAGCGGAAACTATACAGGCGTCAATCCCCTGAATCCGGCAAATATCATTGATCTGAATGCAGGATATACCGAAAACCAGTATTCCTCCAATCCGTCCTTCGGATACGTTCTGAAGGAATGCATCACCGTGGAAAACTAAAGACAATTCAGAATTCAGAATTAAGAATTCAGAATTAACAGCGTAATGCACTAATGGATCAATGCCAGACATTGCATTTACCAGCGAGAGAATATAAAACAGCAGAAAAATTGAGCGCGGTTCTGATGAACCGCGCTCCAATGTTGTTTGGTTTTATTGATCCTCTCTATTTGCTCTGTGTTCCTGAATCAGGCTTTTGATCAGAGAGAAGAGGAAAAGAGGAATTCCGATGATACCGGACGGAAGCCAAATTGCGGAACAAAAGGTTCCGAACTGCAGCAGAGCATGATCATACTTCTTTGGCTGCACCAATGCGGCGGGATTCTGATCCACTGTCAGGCCAACGCCAAAGATCACAATCAACAGCAGGCCAAGAAACAGGGAAACGGCACCGGATTTTCTGCTCTTCATACAGGTAATCCTCAGTTGAGGAACTTCTTGTGAACCCAGCCGGTGTAGCCGTTGTACTTAACCTTGGCCCAATCGCCGGAGATGGCCAGAACTTCAACGGTATCGCCTTCCTGCAGACGGCCTACGCCATCAACGTTGGAAGACCAGTCACCCTTCTGCTTGTGGAAGTTCAGGTCATTGATATTGACGGTGGTGGTGTAGGGCTGGAACTCCTGCTTCGGAGCGGGAGTGGCGGAAGGATCCATTGTTTCAATGGCGGGAGCATCGCCGGGGGCAGCAAGCTGCAGGAAGCTGTTATCCATGTAGCCCTTCTGGCCATTATACTGGATGTAGTCCCACTTTGTGTCATGCTTCAGAACCGCTACAGGAGCACCGTAGGGAACATCAAAGATGACGGAGTAGCCCTTGGAATTACCCTTGCGGACATGAACGGACTTCTTGTTGGCGCTGACTACGTAAGCGGTATAGGAAGTGCCGCCTTCCGGTTCGGCAGGAGCAGAAGGATCCACAACGGGAGTCGGGGCAGGAACACTGGTGGAGAGGAAACGAGTCATCATCCAGCCTTCATGTCCGTCTACCTGGACCTTATCCCATTCAACACTGTGATAAATCACCTGTACCTGTGTTCCGCTGGGATACTCAGCAATAACGGGAGAATTGGTGCTGGCGGACTGACGAAGGTTCACTGTCCGGTAGCCGGCGTTGAAAACATACGCTGTGTAGTTTGCGTCGGTGGCAACATTGGAAGTGGATGCGTTTCCGGAAGCCTTCACCTGCTTTTTGCTGAGCAGGCCGTTCATGATATAACCGCTTCCCAGATCTCCGGCGCTGACATAGTCATACTTGGAACCATGAGAAAGAACGGTAACCTTTGTGCCCTTGGCAAGGGTAGCGACAGCGGAGAAGTTGCCATCCGGGCCCTTACGCATGGAGGTGTCATCCTTGGTAACCCAGGCCTTATAGGAACTGGCTTTGGTAATATACTTGGCAAGGACATAACCTTCTGTACCGTTGGAGAAAGTCACATAAGACCAGCCGTCTTTTGTGCTGGAAACGGTGCAGGCATAGTCCTTCCGGTAACTGCCGAGCACATTGGCGCTGTCATCCGGCAGGTAACGCACCTTCAGAGAGGAGGTGTTAACCCGGTACCAGGTCGCAGCAGAAGCTACCCCAACCGGAATCAGCAGGGCAAGCACCAGCAGCAGTGCAATCAAACGTTTCTTCATCAGAGTTCCCTCCCATAAAGTAATACCACTATGAAAAACCACAATGATTATATACAATATTTTTCAAAATGAAAACCCTTTTTGAAGAAATATTTACGAAAATATTATCGAAAAACAACGAAATAGTTACTTAAAGAATATACCCCTACAACATATTGTGGTAAAAAAACCCTTGACTTTATCACGGTAAAGCATTATCATGGTAAAGAAATTTTTCAGGAGCCGGTTTTCGAACCGATTCGTGACCATGGAGGAATGAACATGCAGATTGACGACAGCGTAATGAACGGGCAGGAGAGGATTAGTTTCCGCCTTCGTTCCCTGTATTCCGAATACGGATATGAACGCTACCGGATGAGCAAGTTTGAAGAATATGATCTGTACAGCCGGAACAAGGATTTCCTGTTTTCGGAGGCTGTTATTACCTTTACAGATACAAACGGACGCCTGATGGCACTGAAGCCTGATGTGACGCTTTCCATTGTCAAGAACAGGAAAGACACGCCCGGAATGCTCCAGAAGCTGTATT is a genomic window containing:
- a CDS encoding SH3 domain-containing protein; the protein is MKKRLIALLLVLALLIPVGVASAATWYRVNTSSLKVRYLPDDSANVLGSYRKDYACTVSSTKDGWSYVTFSNGTEGYVLAKYITKASSYKAWVTKDDTSMRKGPDGNFSAVATLAKGTKVTVLSHGSKYDYVSAGDLGSGYIMNGLLSKKQVKASGNASTSNVATDANYTAYVFNAGYRTVNLRQSASTNSPVIAEYPSGTQVQVIYHSVEWDKVQVDGHEGWMMTRFLSTSVPAPTPVVDPSAPAEPEGGTSYTAYVVSANKKSVHVRKGNSKGYSVIFDVPYGAPVAVLKHDTKWDYIQYNGQKGYMDNSFLQLAAPGDAPAIETMDPSATPAPKQEFQPYTTTVNINDLNFHKQKGDWSSNVDGVGRLQEGDTVEVLAISGDWAKVKYNGYTGWVHKKFLN
- a CDS encoding HD domain-containing protein → MKNRKIFIVAFSVQILLCLFLDWGGEQLASRLNWPIWLDSVGTALAAYLMGPWCGAVIGATYNLLAYILYGNPWYYALISIIIAVFTGFAARKKYLDTLLGTLTAGAILAAITAGGAYPINLILNHGDTGSAWGNAVIGFLGEAGFPLWVGLGIAELYVEVLDKLIVLLLIFLLVRSVRIFRLWRKVRKGRGKYGYRSGLLRSIVLLVAAGLCFAGTGSAPMAAKAEDEVLSGDINYNDYVQTVYSSTNGLPCGEANDINITGDGIIWIGTYAGLYRYNGREFKWMDGFDSVRNVNCLYVDEEGRLWIGTNDNGLSIVINEQVVNVIDQSQGLPSNSVKSIVRSSDGYYYIGTTGSMQILTLNCGLKKLSTLSEVAYAEQVTADDKGNVVAVTNEGTLFLLQQGQIVSSRQLPERQTVFKSCTFDPEGYLLAATSGNEVFRFDVSKGWFDLKGTIECPGLVTIKNLHFMDNGGLFICADNGIAYVNTAGVYERINTNDFNNSIDNMLVDYQGNLWFTSSRLGLLRLAASDFRDIYSTAGMENRVTNTVVQWNGAYYIGTDKGMDAVDLKGMYQINDAVTRRFAGIRIRCMMVDAQDHLWVCTYGSGLVELEPDGTEYVYNRDNGAFGNRARVVIQLRDGTILAAGDTGLSYIRNHMIEHTIVYTEGRISSMVLTITEMQDGTILAGTDGNGLAVIENREVVRMLTRVNGLSSEVILRTVPDTKTGGVFVVTSNGLCYMNTDETIRKLDNFPYFNNYDIWIKGTDTLFVLSSAGIYTVDRNEVLSGKDEISYDLLDSRRGLNSSLTANSWTWFNEDNGELYLPCDTGVFVINTNTFSSGAKVYRLSVPTMRMDGVVHRVDRSVTQRIPRGVSRLEINPEVINYTIQDPNVGYMLEGFDTEWTVVPQNSLSTISYTNLTAGDYVFHLAVFDNNRENVIVERTYNITKEKEMYDNSWFIFYILSVPMFTVGWVTWLLVKRHERKMQEQLEMANKQIEMGKQTVIAIARTVDAKDQRTSDHSKRVAIYSAQIARAYGLDEKQCRDIEWSAQMHDIGKIGIPDAILNKPARLTDEEYATMKSHTTRGAEILKDFTLLDNVIDGAQYHHERYDGRGYPKGLKGEEIPLFARIIGVADAFDAMTANRIYRQQMDFSYVLGEMQRCRGTQFDPKFVDILLKLINDGTIDLNKIYHVPKEESDQAEREAAIAREEKERQREEAPVSPGSYAEIKTTEQGGKA
- a CDS encoding BMP family ABC transporter substrate-binding protein, whose protein sequence is MMKKIVLTVAICVIVLAAVSFLTGFWNNSPKINVTRVGFVYSEDESTPYTANFAKAQHALEEEYGDKVEVLYKSNVHSRDSEQPIRDLIREGVRIIFINLDSDIPVTLAREFPDVQFCQISMPTISLDGTTENYHTFNGEIYQARYVSGIAAGMKLRQLLDNGALLPRDALVGYVGANASTEVISGYTAFLLGVRSVAPEATMRVRYTGSWSNYAEEKEQTRELINEGCVIIAQHVNTMASAIACEEAAASGRSVYHVGYHQSMMDVAPSCALCSVRTNWAPYVIQAVKAVIKGEKIENVVEAHTHGRDMSAGFENGWVELLELNKSIAAEGTKEKIDNAIENLIKGKTKVFSGNYTGVNPLNPANIIDLNAGYTENQYSSNPSFGYVLKECITVEN